A single Cygnus atratus isolate AKBS03 ecotype Queensland, Australia chromosome 11, CAtr_DNAZoo_HiC_assembly, whole genome shotgun sequence DNA region contains:
- the SIN3A gene encoding paired amphipathic helix protein Sin3a isoform X2: MKRRLDEQESPVYASQQRRIASSTEAFQHQHRVLAPAPPVYEAVSETMQSATGIQYSVTPSYQVSAVPQSSGSHGPAIAAVHSGHHHSTPVQPHGSQVVQSHTHPTPPAVPVQGQQQFQRLKVEDALSYLDQVKLQFGTQPQVYNDFLDIMKEFKSQSIDTPGVISRVSQLFKGHPDLIMGFNTFLPPGYKIEVQTNDMVNVTTPGQVHQIPTHGLQPQPQPQPQHQSQPSAQSTPTPAQPAPQPPPAKISKPSQLQAHTPASQQTPPIPPYASPRSPPVQPHTPVTISLGTTPSLQNNQPVEFNHAINYVNKIKNRFQGQPDIYKAFLEILHTYQKEQRNAKEAGGNYTPALTEQEVYAQVARLFKNQEDLLSEFGQFLPDANSSVLLSKTTAEKVESVRNDHGGTVKKPQLNNKQQRPNQNGCQIRRHSGTGTTPPVKKKPKLLGLKDQSLAEASKHGVGTESLFFEKVRKALRSTEAYENFLRCLVIFNQEVISRAELVQLVSPFLGKFPELFTWFKNFLGYKESVHMETYPKERATEGIAMEIDYASCKRLGSSYRALPKSYQQPKCTGRTPLCKEVLNDTWVSFPSWSEDSTFVSSKKTQYEEHIYRCEDERFELDVVLETNLATIRVLEAIQKKLSRLSAEEQAKFRLDNTLGGTSEVIHRKALQRIYADKAADIIDGLRKNPSVAVPIVLKRLKMKEEEWREAQRGFNKVWREQNEKYYLKSLDHQGINFKQNDTKVLRSKSLLNEIESIYDERQEQASEDNAGVPTGPHLSLAYEDKQILEDAASLIIHHVKRQTGIQKEDKYKIKQIMYHFIPDLLFAQRGELSDVEEEEEEEMDVDEATGAAKKHNGVGGSPPKTKLMFNNTTAQKLRGMDEVYNLFYVNSNWYIFMRLHQILCLRLLRICTQAERQIEEETREREWEREVLGIKRDKSESPAIQLRLKEPMDIDVEDYYPAFLDMVRNLLDGNMDSSQYEDSLREMFTIHAYIAFTMDKLIQSIVRQLQHIVSDEICVQVTDLYLSENSNGATGGLLASQSSRTLLEATYQRKAEQLMSEENCFKLMFIQSRGQVQLTIELLDTEEENSDDPVEAERWSDYVERYVNSDSTSPELREHLAQKPVFLPSPTNE; this comes from the exons ATGAAGCGGCGATTGGATGAGCAGGAGTCACCCGTGTATGCGTCGCAGCAGAGACGTATCGCCAGCAGCACCGAGGCTTTCCAGCACCAGCACCGCGTGctcgccccggccccgccggtgTATGAGGCTGTTTCGGAGACCATGCAGTCTGCCACGGGGATCCAGTACTCGGTAACCCCCAGCTACCAG GTGTCGGCCGTGCCGCAGAGCTCGGGCAGCCACGGGCCGGCCATCGCGGCGGTGCACAGCGGGCACCACCACAGCACGCCGGTGCAGCCGCACGGCAGCCAGGTGGTGCAAAGCCACACTCACCCGACGCCGCCGGCCGTGCCcgtgcaggggcagcagcagttccagaGGCTCAAG GTGGAGGATGCATTGTCTTACCTTGACCAGGTGAAGCTGCAGTTTGGTACCCAGCCACAGGTCTACAATGACTTCTTGGATATTATGAAGGAATTCAAATCTCAAAG CATTGACACTCCGGGAGTGATCAGCCGTGTATCACAGCTCTTCAAGGGCCACCCAGACTTGATCATGGGCTTCAACACCTTCTTGCCACCCGGTTACAAGATCGAGGTGCAGACAAATGATATGGTGAACGTGACGACACCAGGGCAGGTTCACCAGATCCCCACTCACGGCTTGCAGCCccagccgcagccccagccGCAGCATCAGTCACAGCCTTCAGCGCAATCAACCCCAACACCAGCACAGCCCGCGCCGCAGCCACCGCCTGCCAAAATCAGTAAG CCATCCCAACTGCAGGCGCATACCCCTGCCAGCCAGCAGACTCCCCCGATTCCACCATATGCATCGCCACGCTCGCCGCCGGTCCAACCTCATACCCCTGTGACAATCTCTCTGGGAACCACACCATCCCTGCAGAACAATCAGCCTGTTGAGTTTAATCACGCCATCAACTATGTCAACAAGATCAAGAATCGGTTCCAGGGACAACCGGACATCTACAAAGCCTTCCTGGAGATCCTCCACACCTACCAG AAGGAGCAGCGGAACGCCAAGGAGGCAGGAGGCAACTACACGCCTGCTCTGACGGAGCAGGAGGTGTACGCGCAGGTGGCTCGCCTCTTCAAAAaccaggaggatctgctctcAGAGTTCGGGCAGTTCCTGCCTGATGCCAACAGCTCTGTG CTGTTAAGTAAGACAACTGCAGAGAAAGTGGAATCGGTGAGAAACGATCACGGTGGCACCGTGAAGAAGCCCCAGCTCAACAACAAGCAGCAAAGACCCAACCAGAACGGCTGTCAGATCCGACGGCACTCAGGAACTGGAACAACCCCTCCGGTGAAG aagaagCCGAAGCTGCTTGGTTTAAAAGACCAGTCTTTGGCAGAAGCCAGCAAGCATGGCGTCGGGACAGAATCTCTGTTCTTTGAGAAG GTCCGCAAAGCTCTGCGCAGCACAGAAGCATACGAAAACTTCCTCCGCTGCCTGGTGATTTTCAACCAGGAGGTGATCTCCCGGGCAGAGCTTGTGCAGCTCGTGTCTCCCTTTCTGGG gaaattcCCAGAGTTGTTCACTTGGTTTAAAAACTTTTTGGGGTATAAAGAGTCTGTTCACATGGAGACGTATCCGAAGGAACGGGCCACTGAGGGGATTGCCATGGAGATAGACTATGCCTCCTGCAAAAGACTGGGCTCCAGCTACCGCGCCTTGCCCAAGAGCTACCAGCAACCCAAGTGCACGGGGCGGACGCCGCTGTGTAAAGAG GTTTTGAACGACACCTGGgtctccttcccttcctggtCTGAAGACTCCACGTTTGTGAGCTCCAAGAAGACACAATACGAAGAGCACATCTACAGGTGTGAGGATGAGCGCTTTGAG CTGGATGTTGTCTTGGAGACCAACCTGGCAACAATCCGCGTCCTTGAGGCAATCCAGAAGAAACTCTCACGCTTGTCTGCCGAGGAGCAGGCCAAATTCCGACTGGACAACACCCTGGGCGGCACCTCGGAGGTGATCCACCGCAAGGCTCTCCAGAGGATATATGCTGACAAAGCAGCCGACATCATCGATGGGCTTCGGAAGAACCCCTCTGTTGCTGTTCCCATCGTGCTGAAAAG GTTAAAGATGAAAGAGGAAGAGTGGCGAGAAGCCCAGCGAGGGTTTAATAAAGTGTGGCGGGAGCAGAATGAGAAATATTACCTGAAATCCTTGGACCACCAGGGCATCAACTTCAAGCAGAACGATACCAAGGTCCTGAGGTCAAAGAGTCTCCTCAATGAGATTGAAAGCATCTATGATGAG AGGCAAGAGCAGGCTTCGGAAGACAACGCCGGCGTACCCACAGGCCCACACCTATCGTTAGCCTACGAAGACAAGCAGATCCTGGAAGATGCCGCCTCGCTCATCATCCACCACGTGAAGCGGCAGACAGGAATCCAGAAAGAGGACAAGTACAAAATCAAGCAGATTATGTACCACTTCATTCCAGACCTGCTGTTTGCTCAGCGAGGTGAACTCTCTGAcgtggaagaggaggaagaggaagaaatggacGTGGACGAAGCTACTGGAGCTGCGAAAAAGCACAATGGTGTTGGGGGCAGCCCTCCCAAAACCAAGCTGATGTTCAACAACACAACGGCCCAGAAGCTGCGGGGCATGGATGAGGTCTACAACCTCTTCTATGTGAACAGCAACTGGTACATTTTCATGCGGCTGCATCAGATCCTGTGCTTGCGGCTGCTGAGGATCTGCACCCAGGCCGAGCGGCAGATCGAAGAGGAGACACGGGAAAGGGAGTGGGAGAGGGAAGTGCTGGGCATAAAGCGAGACAAGAGCGAGAGCCCTGCCATCCAGCTGCGGCTGAAGGAGCCCA TGGACATCGACGTGGAGGATTACTACCCGGCCTTCCTGGACATGGTGCGCAATCTGCTGGACGGGAACATGGACTCGTCGCAGTACGAGGACTCCCTGCGCGAGATGTTCACCATTCACGCCTACATCGCCTTCACCATGGACAAGCTGATTCAGAGCATCGTTCGACAG ctcCAGCACATAGTGAGCGACGAGATCTGCGTGCAGGTCACGGACCTCTACCTGTCAGAGAACAGCAACGGAGCCACGGGAGGCCTTCTCGCCTCGCAGTCCTCTCGTACCCTTCTGGAGGCCACCTACCAGCGCAAAGCTGAGCAGCTCATGTCGGAGGAGAACTGCTTCAAG CTGATGTTCATTCAGAGCAGAGGCCAAGTTCAGTTAACCATTGAGCTGCTGGACACAGAAGAGGAGAACTCGGATGACCCAGTAGAAGCAGAG CGCTGGTCGGACTACGTTGAGCGGTACGTCAACTCCGATTCTACCTCCCCCGAGCTCCGGGAGCACCTGGCCCAGAAACCCGTCTTCCTGCCGAG tccCACGAACGAGTGA
- the SIN3A gene encoding paired amphipathic helix protein Sin3a isoform X1 has translation MKRRLDEQESPVYASQQRRIASSTEAFQHQHRVLAPAPPVYEAVSETMQSATGIQYSVTPSYQVSAVPQSSGSHGPAIAAVHSGHHHSTPVQPHGSQVVQSHTHPTPPAVPVQGQQQFQRLKVEDALSYLDQVKLQFGTQPQVYNDFLDIMKEFKSQSIDTPGVISRVSQLFKGHPDLIMGFNTFLPPGYKIEVQTNDMVNVTTPGQVHQIPTHGLQPQPQPQPQHQSQPSAQSTPTPAQPAPQPPPAKISKPSQLQAHTPASQQTPPIPPYASPRSPPVQPHTPVTISLGTTPSLQNNQPVEFNHAINYVNKIKNRFQGQPDIYKAFLEILHTYQKEQRNAKEAGGNYTPALTEQEVYAQVARLFKNQEDLLSEFGQFLPDANSSVLLSKTTAEKVESVRNDHGGTVKKPQLNNKQQRPNQNGCQIRRHSGTGTTPPVKKKPKLLGLKDQSLAEASKHGVGTESLFFEKVRKALRSTEAYENFLRCLVIFNQEVISRAELVQLVSPFLGKFPELFTWFKNFLGYKESVHMETYPKERATEGIAMEIDYASCKRLGSSYRALPKSYQQPKCTGRTPLCKEVLNDTWVSFPSWSEDSTFVSSKKTQYEEHIYRCEDERFELDVVLETNLATIRVLEAIQKKLSRLSAEEQAKFRLDNTLGGTSEVIHRKALQRIYADKAADIIDGLRKNPSVAVPIVLKRLKMKEEEWREAQRGFNKVWREQNEKYYLKSLDHQGINFKQNDTKVLRSKSLLNEIESIYDERQEQASEDNAGVPTGPHLSLAYEDKQILEDAASLIIHHVKRQTGIQKEDKYKIKQIMYHFIPDLLFAQRGELSDVEEEEEEEMDVDEATGAAKKHNGVGGSPPKTKLMFNNTTAQKLRGMDEVYNLFYVNSNWYIFMRLHQILCLRLLRICTQAERQIEEETREREWEREVLGIKRDKSESPAIQLRLKEPMDIDVEDYYPAFLDMVRNLLDGNMDSSQYEDSLREMFTIHAYIAFTMDKLIQSIVRQLQHIVSDEICVQVTDLYLSENSNGATGGLLASQSSRTLLEATYQRKAEQLMSEENCFKLMFIQSRGQVQLTIELLDTEEENSDDPVEAERWSDYVERYVNSDSTSPELREHLAQKPVFLPRNLRRIRKCQRGREQQEKEGKEGNSKKSMENVESLDKLECKFKLNSYKMVYVIKSEDYMYRRTALLRAQQSHERVSKRLHQRFQAWVDKWTKEHVTREMAAETSKWLMGEGLEGLVPCTTSCDTETLHFVSINKYRVKYGTIFKTP, from the exons ATGAAGCGGCGATTGGATGAGCAGGAGTCACCCGTGTATGCGTCGCAGCAGAGACGTATCGCCAGCAGCACCGAGGCTTTCCAGCACCAGCACCGCGTGctcgccccggccccgccggtgTATGAGGCTGTTTCGGAGACCATGCAGTCTGCCACGGGGATCCAGTACTCGGTAACCCCCAGCTACCAG GTGTCGGCCGTGCCGCAGAGCTCGGGCAGCCACGGGCCGGCCATCGCGGCGGTGCACAGCGGGCACCACCACAGCACGCCGGTGCAGCCGCACGGCAGCCAGGTGGTGCAAAGCCACACTCACCCGACGCCGCCGGCCGTGCCcgtgcaggggcagcagcagttccagaGGCTCAAG GTGGAGGATGCATTGTCTTACCTTGACCAGGTGAAGCTGCAGTTTGGTACCCAGCCACAGGTCTACAATGACTTCTTGGATATTATGAAGGAATTCAAATCTCAAAG CATTGACACTCCGGGAGTGATCAGCCGTGTATCACAGCTCTTCAAGGGCCACCCAGACTTGATCATGGGCTTCAACACCTTCTTGCCACCCGGTTACAAGATCGAGGTGCAGACAAATGATATGGTGAACGTGACGACACCAGGGCAGGTTCACCAGATCCCCACTCACGGCTTGCAGCCccagccgcagccccagccGCAGCATCAGTCACAGCCTTCAGCGCAATCAACCCCAACACCAGCACAGCCCGCGCCGCAGCCACCGCCTGCCAAAATCAGTAAG CCATCCCAACTGCAGGCGCATACCCCTGCCAGCCAGCAGACTCCCCCGATTCCACCATATGCATCGCCACGCTCGCCGCCGGTCCAACCTCATACCCCTGTGACAATCTCTCTGGGAACCACACCATCCCTGCAGAACAATCAGCCTGTTGAGTTTAATCACGCCATCAACTATGTCAACAAGATCAAGAATCGGTTCCAGGGACAACCGGACATCTACAAAGCCTTCCTGGAGATCCTCCACACCTACCAG AAGGAGCAGCGGAACGCCAAGGAGGCAGGAGGCAACTACACGCCTGCTCTGACGGAGCAGGAGGTGTACGCGCAGGTGGCTCGCCTCTTCAAAAaccaggaggatctgctctcAGAGTTCGGGCAGTTCCTGCCTGATGCCAACAGCTCTGTG CTGTTAAGTAAGACAACTGCAGAGAAAGTGGAATCGGTGAGAAACGATCACGGTGGCACCGTGAAGAAGCCCCAGCTCAACAACAAGCAGCAAAGACCCAACCAGAACGGCTGTCAGATCCGACGGCACTCAGGAACTGGAACAACCCCTCCGGTGAAG aagaagCCGAAGCTGCTTGGTTTAAAAGACCAGTCTTTGGCAGAAGCCAGCAAGCATGGCGTCGGGACAGAATCTCTGTTCTTTGAGAAG GTCCGCAAAGCTCTGCGCAGCACAGAAGCATACGAAAACTTCCTCCGCTGCCTGGTGATTTTCAACCAGGAGGTGATCTCCCGGGCAGAGCTTGTGCAGCTCGTGTCTCCCTTTCTGGG gaaattcCCAGAGTTGTTCACTTGGTTTAAAAACTTTTTGGGGTATAAAGAGTCTGTTCACATGGAGACGTATCCGAAGGAACGGGCCACTGAGGGGATTGCCATGGAGATAGACTATGCCTCCTGCAAAAGACTGGGCTCCAGCTACCGCGCCTTGCCCAAGAGCTACCAGCAACCCAAGTGCACGGGGCGGACGCCGCTGTGTAAAGAG GTTTTGAACGACACCTGGgtctccttcccttcctggtCTGAAGACTCCACGTTTGTGAGCTCCAAGAAGACACAATACGAAGAGCACATCTACAGGTGTGAGGATGAGCGCTTTGAG CTGGATGTTGTCTTGGAGACCAACCTGGCAACAATCCGCGTCCTTGAGGCAATCCAGAAGAAACTCTCACGCTTGTCTGCCGAGGAGCAGGCCAAATTCCGACTGGACAACACCCTGGGCGGCACCTCGGAGGTGATCCACCGCAAGGCTCTCCAGAGGATATATGCTGACAAAGCAGCCGACATCATCGATGGGCTTCGGAAGAACCCCTCTGTTGCTGTTCCCATCGTGCTGAAAAG GTTAAAGATGAAAGAGGAAGAGTGGCGAGAAGCCCAGCGAGGGTTTAATAAAGTGTGGCGGGAGCAGAATGAGAAATATTACCTGAAATCCTTGGACCACCAGGGCATCAACTTCAAGCAGAACGATACCAAGGTCCTGAGGTCAAAGAGTCTCCTCAATGAGATTGAAAGCATCTATGATGAG AGGCAAGAGCAGGCTTCGGAAGACAACGCCGGCGTACCCACAGGCCCACACCTATCGTTAGCCTACGAAGACAAGCAGATCCTGGAAGATGCCGCCTCGCTCATCATCCACCACGTGAAGCGGCAGACAGGAATCCAGAAAGAGGACAAGTACAAAATCAAGCAGATTATGTACCACTTCATTCCAGACCTGCTGTTTGCTCAGCGAGGTGAACTCTCTGAcgtggaagaggaggaagaggaagaaatggacGTGGACGAAGCTACTGGAGCTGCGAAAAAGCACAATGGTGTTGGGGGCAGCCCTCCCAAAACCAAGCTGATGTTCAACAACACAACGGCCCAGAAGCTGCGGGGCATGGATGAGGTCTACAACCTCTTCTATGTGAACAGCAACTGGTACATTTTCATGCGGCTGCATCAGATCCTGTGCTTGCGGCTGCTGAGGATCTGCACCCAGGCCGAGCGGCAGATCGAAGAGGAGACACGGGAAAGGGAGTGGGAGAGGGAAGTGCTGGGCATAAAGCGAGACAAGAGCGAGAGCCCTGCCATCCAGCTGCGGCTGAAGGAGCCCA TGGACATCGACGTGGAGGATTACTACCCGGCCTTCCTGGACATGGTGCGCAATCTGCTGGACGGGAACATGGACTCGTCGCAGTACGAGGACTCCCTGCGCGAGATGTTCACCATTCACGCCTACATCGCCTTCACCATGGACAAGCTGATTCAGAGCATCGTTCGACAG ctcCAGCACATAGTGAGCGACGAGATCTGCGTGCAGGTCACGGACCTCTACCTGTCAGAGAACAGCAACGGAGCCACGGGAGGCCTTCTCGCCTCGCAGTCCTCTCGTACCCTTCTGGAGGCCACCTACCAGCGCAAAGCTGAGCAGCTCATGTCGGAGGAGAACTGCTTCAAG CTGATGTTCATTCAGAGCAGAGGCCAAGTTCAGTTAACCATTGAGCTGCTGGACACAGAAGAGGAGAACTCGGATGACCCAGTAGAAGCAGAG CGCTGGTCGGACTACGTTGAGCGGTACGTCAACTCCGATTCTACCTCCCCCGAGCTCCGGGAGCACCTGGCCCAGAAACCCGTCTTCCTGCCGAG GAATCTGAGGCGGATCCGTAAGTGTCAGCGTGGTcgggagcagcaggagaaggaagggaaggagggaaacaGTAAGAAGTCCATGGAGAACGTGGAGAGCTTGGACAAGCTGGAGTGTAAATTCAAACTGAACTCCTATAAGATGGTGTACGTGATCAAATCGGAGGATTACATGTACAGGAGGACCGCTCTGCTGCGAGCTCAGCAG tccCACGAACGAGTGAGCAAGCGGCTGCACCAGCGGTTCCAGGCCTGGGTGGACAAATGGACCAAGGAGCACGTCACCCGCGAGATGGCAGCCGAGACAAGCAAGTGGCTCATGGGCGAAGGGTTGGAGGGCTTGGTGCCCTGCACCACCTCCTGTGACACAGAGACCCTGCACTTTGTGAGCATTAACAAGTACCGTGTCAAATACGGCACGATATTCAAGACACCGTAA